ACACCAAGTAAGAAGCACATCATTCTGTTAGTCAAACACTTTTTTATCAAATCTGTATTTAAGGTGCAGTTTCATCTCGACCTCCAATCAAATGGGGACATGAAGAGACTAAATTTCTGCTCCAACTCTACTCAAAACTGATAACTTGTGTGGGCCCAGATAAAAAGTTTCGCACAAAGAAACTAATGTGGGCTCACTTAGCAACGCTAATTCAACGGAAGTTTAAGATCTCCCCCAATGCCACACAAGTTGAAACTCGCTACAAATGTGTGTCGAAACGTACAAAAAAGCCAAATTTGATGATTCCCATCGACAAAAATGTTCGCAAAGAAATTGCCTATAGCAACGAAAGGTTCGCCAAATGCGATCAAGAGGATCCCATTGGGATAGAAACTGTGATGTCGCAGGGCAGAATTTTCATGCTACCTCGGGAGCCGGTAGTCAGTTTGCCACCGCCTGCTCCCTCCACTTTATTGAAAATGATCCCAGAACCTCCGGAACAAGATGAACAAGATATCCTAGAAGGGGACAATACACAAAATCCAGTTCGTAGGAATAGAAAACCACCTCAAGTTGtgatgtttgaaaaatatctacAACAAAAAGCGGAGTTTTATGAAAGACGAGAAGCCAAAACCGACGAAAGAGCCCGAAAAAAAGCTGAGCGggagaaggaaaaagaaagacACAAACAACAAAGAGAAAAGGAGAAGATTGAACGAGAAAAAGAGAAGGAACTGATGAAGCAACAGAGGCATTTAGAAAAAATGAAGCTTCTCAGAGAAATACtgaataaaagctttaaaaaataatttgtttgatttttagttaattttattcaaagacCTTGTGTTATCTCATATCGTTTCATTTGTCCATTATGAAGGGACATGCTTTCCAATATAGATGGCTCCTCCTCTTTCACAAAAACTGCTTCTTTTTGATCCTCATTTGCAATAGTTGTTGCTTTGTTTTCTTGGATCCAAATGTCTCCtttttctatacaaatattATGCAGAACACAACATCCAAGGACAAACTTCGACATTCGTGATACAGTGAAGAAATCTAAGTGTGTCAACTGTCTGAACCGTTCCTTTAGCAGTCCAAAAGTATTATCAATTGTCTGAAAGGTTTGTGAATGTTtcttgttaaatttttcttgcTGAATACTTAGATGATCATATCCATCTCGATAGGGGTTAAGCAAATACTCCCTCAAGGGATAAGCATTATCACCTAGCAGATGGTATTTTTTACCACAAATTTTTGGCAAGTCCTTTGATATATTAGACATTTGGAAAACTTGATAGTCGTGAATTTTACTCGAAGCTCCAACATAGACATCTAGAAACTTTTTATCTGCATCGCATATGGCTTGAAGAGTGATTGAAAGTTGACCGGCGCTGTTCTCATAAATTGAACGATCTTTTTTCGCTGGATTTCTAATGCACACTGAACAGCAATCGATGCAGCCTA
This window of the Eupeodes corollae chromosome 3, idEupCoro1.1, whole genome shotgun sequence genome carries:
- the LOC129949963 gene encoding uncharacterized protein LOC129949963; this translates as MEEVDLKNFQVVKNEEGVVFIDKTNVMLQNASTGEVLTTSFDNVSSFYGLDSHSSDAPMAPGEDDNYQEYSPEASLKESPEDSFDDEAMPEDTPSAVSSRPPIKWGHEETKFLLQLYSKLITCVGPDKKFRTKKLMWAHLATLIQRKFKISPNATQVETRYKCVSKRTKKPNLMIPIDKNVRKEIAYSNERFAKCDQEDPIGIETVMSQGRIFMLPREPVVSLPPPAPSTLLKMIPEPPEQDEQDILEGDNTQNPVRRNRKPPQVVMFEKYLQQKAEFYERREAKTDERARKKAEREKEKERHKQQREKEKIEREKEKELMKQQRHLEKMKLLREILNKSFKK
- the LOC129949962 gene encoding putative nuclease HARBI1, producing MEVDFLLINELMSSSSSSSSSSTSSSSSSSSSSSFSSEQSFMDTFSDEDFFELQKLYYSFERQSVKNFVRDVVGNYSDEEFHKYFRVSRQTASTLTQQYCNSKHYRRKVKCGGRKESTAESQCLSFLWFAANKNTYREVAQLFNVSLSSAYRHQTAFLEFLFDLSKQHIRMPSSNSEKDEKSKAFAQIAGLPNVLGCIDCCSVCIRNPAKKDRSIYENSAGQLSITLQAICDADKKFLDVYVGASSKIHDYQVFQMSNISKDLPKICGKKYHLLGDNAYPLREYLLNPYRDGYDHLSIQQEKFNKKHSQTFQTIDNTFGLLKERFRQLTHLDFFTVSRMSKFVLGCCVLHNICIEKGDIWIQENKATTIANEDQKEAVFVKEEEPSILESMSLHNGQMKRYEITQGL